In Nitrospira sp., a single genomic region encodes these proteins:
- a CDS encoding gamma-glutamylcyclotransferase family protein, with protein sequence MKFFLYGDNLNLTQLKRRAPEHQFLYLATLGDHTIKFCRWSAQWRCGLSSIAPSPGEKVWGAVFELTDEDLKIMDEFEQDVPPGAYRHLQVTVLTEAGEKELVTTYAANPIGKFKPKDHYLDWVIKGLKQWKMPEEAVEQWQAYRPS encoded by the coding sequence ATGAAATTCTTTCTGTACGGAGACAACCTCAATCTGACCCAACTCAAGCGCCGGGCTCCGGAACATCAGTTCCTCTATCTGGCCACGCTGGGCGATCACACCATCAAGTTCTGCCGATGGTCGGCACAGTGGCGTTGCGGACTCTCCAGCATCGCTCCCTCCCCCGGAGAAAAGGTCTGGGGCGCGGTCTTTGAACTGACCGACGAGGACCTGAAGATTATGGATGAGTTTGAGCAGGATGTGCCGCCGGGCGCCTACCGGCACCTGCAGGTGACGGTCTTGACCGAAGCCGGCGAGAAAGAACTCGTGACGACCTACGCCGCCAATCCCATCGGAAAGTTCAAACCCAAAGACCACTACCTCGACTGGGTCATCAAAGGACTCAAACAGTGGAAAATGCCGGAGGAAGCCGTCGAACAGTGGCAAGCCTACCGGCCTTCGTAG
- a CDS encoding ATP-binding protein, with the protein MPIQSLDGIEPSVLPSIELLPKERRILDRPFMEFRPFGLDEHGQTIRDLSGMSIRAVILDLEKTLTRERGDGAGPEAVDELCVLLNQRIKDSVYHVTPEFLKNPWNSYSYEFAAYLYEFCELLTGDPNFIFAGGMEKMSPIIQVLARPFSLEQIYGMFPYFGNKFASGSVECRVVDVTPGSATLAMRFSDRTLRQFGPFRRRCTYLVCQSAQGIFAAVPARVHGLPPATLTNLSCVSNDDEWCRWLIRWQSDGPARWGRASQTLAALPVPSDTAPRAAVADESGLGLLQREPAWDGWGNPGSRRESHWILWSGLIGLCLAGGLRLLLPAMGPAEMALAGLSPVMAAGWLMQRRLRKESRQRESLIREQIAFVESRHEELREAYLGQEQTQVELRRKVTQLTALHQAGLLFSATLDRDTLLKRVLETLTHDLHYDRAMVSMFDPLRSVIRHVRVIGASDEVLAYSQDCEVPVTDRNSPEGMAVLQGLPLLIADIQTVWQELHPINRRLAELSRTKSLIIVPLKAKDHILGILTVDRTHEPSLTKDDLELMTTLANQVAIALDNAAAYQQIEEWNVGLELKIRERTEALEQADRLRSQFLSHVSHELRTPLTSIKGFVQNLLDGLTGPLNEKQQRYLFRMLDNSDRLIRMIEDLLDRTRIEAGRLEVHPVDVDLESCLLDAIEQLRPLASARRQRLGLTAPDTRIEVLADRDRLIQVTVNLIQNAVKYTPEDGEITVAIESSGPRFVRILVRDTGPGIPTEDLDKIFDPFFRVQQGQRSGPKGLGLGLSIVKTLVELQGGSVSAKNCPAGGAEVSFTLPFRSTIPTSPPSQPVAERRVLVADEDPDIRQWLFDRLKASGYHPEAATDGQEALVAVQSIGYTGLILDIGLGRIDGLNVLKEIRSHSPEIPIVIMTASGSQELAVQAIGMGAQAYLLKPFDAGELHAVMERWFQ; encoded by the coding sequence ATGCCTATTCAGTCATTGGACGGTATCGAGCCGTCGGTGCTGCCGTCGATCGAGCTATTGCCAAAGGAACGCAGGATCCTTGACCGTCCGTTCATGGAATTTCGTCCGTTCGGGTTGGACGAACACGGCCAGACGATCAGGGATTTGAGCGGCATGAGCATTCGGGCGGTCATTCTCGATTTGGAGAAGACGCTGACTCGTGAACGGGGTGACGGCGCAGGCCCGGAGGCCGTCGACGAATTGTGCGTGCTGTTGAATCAGCGCATCAAAGATTCCGTCTACCATGTCACGCCGGAGTTTCTGAAGAACCCCTGGAATAGCTACTCTTACGAATTTGCCGCCTACCTCTACGAGTTCTGCGAACTCTTGACCGGCGACCCGAACTTCATCTTCGCGGGCGGGATGGAAAAAATGTCGCCGATCATTCAGGTGTTGGCGCGACCCTTCTCGCTCGAACAGATCTACGGCATGTTTCCCTATTTCGGCAACAAGTTTGCCTCAGGTTCGGTTGAATGCCGGGTGGTCGACGTGACGCCGGGTTCCGCCACGCTCGCCATGCGGTTTTCCGACCGGACGCTTCGCCAGTTCGGGCCGTTCAGGCGCCGGTGCACCTATCTGGTCTGCCAGTCCGCCCAGGGGATTTTCGCTGCGGTTCCGGCACGCGTGCATGGGCTGCCTCCGGCGACGTTGACGAATCTGTCGTGCGTCTCCAACGACGATGAGTGGTGCCGATGGCTGATTCGATGGCAGAGCGACGGGCCGGCGCGATGGGGACGGGCGTCTCAGACGCTGGCGGCATTGCCGGTGCCGTCCGACACGGCTCCACGTGCGGCCGTAGCGGATGAGTCCGGGCTGGGTCTCTTGCAACGTGAACCGGCGTGGGATGGCTGGGGCAATCCAGGCTCCCGGCGCGAGTCGCACTGGATTCTGTGGAGCGGGTTGATCGGGTTGTGCCTTGCGGGAGGACTGCGCCTTCTGCTCCCTGCCATGGGGCCGGCTGAGATGGCGCTTGCCGGATTGAGTCCGGTCATGGCGGCCGGATGGCTGATGCAGCGCCGCCTGCGGAAGGAAAGCCGACAGCGGGAATCGCTCATTCGCGAACAGATCGCCTTCGTCGAATCGCGGCATGAGGAATTGCGTGAGGCTTATTTAGGGCAGGAGCAGACGCAAGTTGAGTTGCGACGGAAGGTGACGCAATTGACGGCTCTGCATCAAGCCGGACTCCTGTTCAGCGCGACGTTGGATCGCGATACGCTGCTCAAGCGGGTCCTGGAAACGCTCACGCACGATTTGCATTACGACCGTGCGATGGTGTCGATGTTCGATCCGTTGCGTAGTGTCATTCGGCATGTGCGCGTGATCGGAGCCTCCGATGAGGTCTTGGCCTACTCGCAGGATTGTGAGGTGCCGGTGACGGACCGGAACAGCCCTGAGGGGATGGCGGTCCTGCAAGGTCTTCCGCTGTTGATCGCTGATATCCAAACGGTCTGGCAGGAGCTCCATCCGATAAATCGACGGCTCGCGGAACTGAGCCGGACGAAGTCCCTGATCATCGTCCCGCTGAAAGCCAAAGACCACATTCTGGGGATCCTGACGGTCGATAGGACGCATGAGCCAAGTTTGACGAAGGACGACCTTGAGCTGATGACCACGCTGGCGAATCAGGTGGCCATCGCGCTCGATAATGCGGCGGCCTATCAGCAGATCGAGGAATGGAACGTCGGATTGGAGTTGAAGATTCGTGAGCGGACCGAGGCGCTGGAGCAGGCCGACCGGCTGCGGTCGCAGTTTCTCTCTCATGTCTCGCACGAGCTGCGGACCCCGCTGACCTCCATCAAGGGGTTCGTGCAAAATCTCTTGGATGGACTCACCGGTCCGCTGAACGAAAAACAACAGCGGTATCTTTTCCGCATGCTGGATAATTCCGACCGGCTGATCCGGATGATTGAAGATCTTCTGGATCGGACCCGAATCGAGGCCGGCCGGTTGGAAGTTCATCCTGTCGATGTGGATCTGGAGTCCTGCTTGCTCGACGCCATTGAGCAACTGCGCCCCCTGGCTTCCGCTAGGCGGCAGAGGCTCGGTCTTACTGCGCCAGATACCCGCATTGAAGTCTTGGCCGATCGCGATCGATTGATTCAGGTGACGGTGAATTTGATCCAGAATGCCGTCAAGTATACGCCGGAGGACGGTGAGATCACGGTGGCGATCGAATCATCAGGCCCGCGGTTCGTCCGCATTCTGGTCAGGGACACGGGGCCGGGGATTCCGACAGAGGATCTCGATAAGATCTTTGATCCGTTTTTCCGCGTGCAGCAGGGACAGCGGAGCGGCCCGAAGGGGCTCGGGTTGGGGCTCTCCATCGTCAAAACGCTGGTCGAGCTGCAAGGGGGAAGCGTCTCGGCCAAAAACTGTCCGGCAGGGGGAGCGGAAGTCTCCTTTACGTTGCCCTTCCGATCGACGATCCCAACGTCACCGCCAAGTCAGCCGGTTGCAGAACGGCGCGTACTGGTGGCCGACGAGGATCCGGACATTCGGCAGTGGCTGTTTGACCGGCTGAAGGCCAGCGGATATCACCCGGAGGCCGCGACGGATGGGCAGGAAGCGCTTGTGGCGGTCCAGTCGATCGGCTATACAGGTCTGATTCTCGATATCGGTCTGGGACGGATTGATGGATTGAACGTCTTGAAAGAGATTCGATCGCACAGCCCCGAGATCCCGATAGTCATCATGACGGCGTCCGGTTCCCAGGAACTGGCGGTTCAGGCGATCGGGATGGGTGCGCAGGCGTATTTGCTCAAGCCGTTTGATGCCGGTGAGTTGCATGCGGTCATGGAGCGGTGGTTTCAATAA
- a CDS encoding MTH1187 family thiamine-binding protein has translation MVLLEFSMSPLGKGESVGKYVARSLDIIDKSGVDYRLNPMGTVLEGEWDEVFGVVKKCYERMRKDCGRISCTIKVDYRKAAKGRLSSKVASIEKQLKRRVKQ, from the coding sequence ATGGTCTTACTTGAATTCAGCATGTCCCCGTTGGGCAAAGGGGAGAGTGTTGGGAAGTATGTGGCGCGGTCGCTGGATATTATCGACAAGAGCGGCGTGGATTACCGGCTCAATCCGATGGGGACGGTGCTGGAAGGGGAATGGGACGAAGTCTTTGGCGTCGTGAAGAAGTGTTACGAGCGAATGCGCAAAGATTGTGGACGCATTTCCTGCACGATCAAGGTGGATTATCGCAAGGCGGCGAAAGGCCGGCTGTCTAGCAAGGTGGCCAGCATCGAGAAGCAGCTCAAGCGCCGGGTGAAGCAGTAA
- a CDS encoding PhzF family phenazine biosynthesis protein, with product MPDRRSLKFYQADVFTSEPFGGNPVAVFPEADGLSDDQLQQIAREMNLSETVFVFPPTDKAAVVRLRIFTPTQELPFAGHPVIGTFYLLAQLGLVPLTGSVTRLLYECNIGLFPVELRGVGKQIEHVVMSQPKPEFLDAVEDEEDFYKLAISLGLPKYVVAEAKSPIEVVSTGLPVLILPIRTLTAIRSINPDPSAITDLCGRFGANGIMVFTTVTVEPDSTVHTRMFAPAIGILEDPATGSASGALGAYLVHHRIIDVKPTTEIVSEQGYEIERPSRILIQVDSSDGVIQAVKVGGECVMVVEGELKF from the coding sequence ATGCCTGATCGCCGCTCGCTGAAGTTCTACCAAGCCGATGTGTTTACCTCAGAGCCGTTCGGGGGCAATCCCGTTGCCGTGTTTCCTGAGGCCGACGGGCTCTCCGATGATCAACTTCAGCAGATCGCCCGGGAAATGAACCTCTCCGAGACGGTCTTTGTGTTCCCTCCGACCGACAAGGCGGCGGTGGTCCGGTTGCGGATTTTTACGCCGACGCAGGAACTGCCCTTTGCCGGCCATCCGGTGATCGGCACGTTTTATCTCCTGGCGCAGCTCGGACTTGTGCCGCTCACCGGATCGGTGACCCGTCTGCTCTACGAGTGCAACATCGGCTTGTTCCCGGTGGAGTTGCGTGGGGTGGGGAAGCAGATTGAGCATGTGGTCATGTCGCAGCCGAAACCGGAGTTTCTCGACGCGGTGGAGGATGAGGAAGATTTCTACAAGCTGGCCATTTCGCTCGGGCTGCCGAAATACGTGGTGGCGGAGGCCAAGTCGCCCATCGAGGTGGTGTCAACGGGGCTGCCGGTCCTCATACTGCCGATTCGCACGCTGACGGCGATCCGGTCGATCAACCCCGATCCCTCTGCCATTACCGATCTCTGCGGTCGTTTCGGCGCCAACGGCATCATGGTCTTCACGACCGTCACGGTCGAGCCGGACTCGACGGTCCATACCCGCATGTTTGCGCCGGCCATCGGCATTCTTGAAGATCCCGCCACCGGCAGCGCGAGCGGCGCGCTCGGGGCCTATCTGGTGCATCACCGCATTATTGATGTGAAGCCGACGACCGAGATTGTCTCGGAGCAGGGCTATGAGATCGAGCGCCCCTCGCGCATTCTCATCCAGGTCGATTCGTCCGACGGAGTCATTCAGGCAGTAAAGGTCGGGGGGGAGTGTGTGATGGTGGTGGAGGGCGAGCTGAAGTTTTAG
- a CDS encoding zinc-binding dehydrogenase produces MKAVLFRAHGGPDKLSYEDMPTPTIGPDEVLVKVKACALNHLDIWIRQGNPAYPMPMPHVSGSDVAGVVEQVGAQADHVTVGQRVFISPGISCWKCEQCLAGRDNFCRSYSLLGAMMHGGYAEYVKVPFRNVMPIPENLSFEQAAAFPLVSVTASHMLFAQAGLQHGETVLIMGGGSGVGTMAIQMAKLAGARVITTVGSDDKIPKAVVLGADAVINHTKENVADRVKLLTEGHGVDVVIEHIGPEVWESCLASLAKGGRLITCGATTGAEVKVDLRYVYSRQYTIKGSYMGTRAELVKAAELMGQKRLISVIDRTYPLQEARAAQEQMLSRKFFGKIVLVC; encoded by the coding sequence ATGAAAGCTGTCTTATTTCGCGCGCATGGTGGACCGGATAAGTTGAGCTATGAAGATATGCCGACGCCGACGATCGGGCCTGATGAGGTGTTGGTCAAGGTCAAAGCCTGCGCGCTGAACCATCTGGATATCTGGATCAGGCAGGGGAATCCAGCTTATCCCATGCCGATGCCGCATGTGTCAGGATCGGACGTGGCGGGTGTCGTAGAGCAGGTCGGCGCACAGGCCGATCACGTGACGGTCGGGCAGCGCGTGTTCATCTCGCCCGGGATCAGCTGTTGGAAGTGCGAACAGTGTCTGGCAGGGCGAGACAACTTCTGCCGCTCCTACAGCTTGCTGGGGGCGATGATGCACGGCGGCTATGCCGAGTATGTGAAGGTGCCGTTCCGCAATGTGATGCCGATTCCCGAGAACCTCTCGTTCGAACAGGCGGCGGCGTTCCCGCTCGTCTCGGTGACCGCGTCGCATATGTTGTTTGCCCAGGCCGGTCTCCAACATGGCGAGACGGTGTTGATCATGGGCGGTGGGAGCGGCGTAGGGACCATGGCGATTCAAATGGCCAAGCTCGCCGGCGCGCGCGTGATCACAACGGTCGGATCGGACGACAAGATCCCCAAGGCGGTGGTGCTCGGCGCCGACGCGGTTATCAACCATACGAAGGAGAACGTGGCGGATCGCGTGAAGCTCCTGACCGAAGGCCATGGCGTGGATGTGGTGATCGAGCATATCGGGCCGGAGGTGTGGGAGAGCTGTCTGGCGTCGCTGGCGAAAGGCGGGCGCTTGATTACCTGTGGCGCGACGACCGGCGCTGAGGTGAAGGTGGATCTCCGGTATGTCTATTCTCGCCAGTACACGATCAAGGGCTCCTACATGGGGACGCGGGCGGAACTGGTGAAGGCGGCGGAACTGATGGGCCAGAAGCGGCTGATCTCTGTCATCGACCGCACCTATCCGCTTCAAGAGGCTCGCGCGGCGCAAGAGCAGATGCTCTCCCGCAAGTTCTTCGGGAAGATAGTGCTCGTCTGTTGA
- a CDS encoding (2Fe-2S) ferredoxin domain-containing protein, which translates to MPKPKHHILVCTNSRPPGHPKPSCGSAGAAQLLMAFNMGLMQRGVQPGQVLVSGTGCLGPCEQGPTVVVYPDNTWYSKVTEADVATILDEHIIKGTPAAKLNPDAAWK; encoded by the coding sequence ATGCCAAAGCCAAAGCATCATATTCTCGTCTGCACCAACTCCCGTCCTCCGGGACACCCCAAGCCATCCTGCGGCAGCGCCGGAGCCGCGCAGCTGCTCATGGCCTTCAACATGGGGCTCATGCAACGCGGCGTGCAGCCCGGCCAGGTCCTCGTGAGCGGCACCGGATGCCTGGGCCCCTGCGAACAGGGCCCGACCGTCGTCGTCTACCCCGACAACACCTGGTACTCAAAGGTGACCGAAGCCGATGTCGCGACCATCCTCGATGAACACATCATCAAGGGAACGCCGGCCGCGAAACTGAACCCGGACGCAGCCTGGAAATAA
- a CDS encoding radical SAM protein, which translates to MSASGLVQIDGLSPIKKEDRKTSKVMLLFPPEWVPTAPYLALPSLTAVLREAGHQVVQRDINIEMYDHFFTMEFLIWVKARLGMQLKPLQDKEKAGTLTDREADQKSVVEQAYAVDVFDLAERAEDAKLVVRGERFYEAEKLELALNTFREAMQYISAAYYPASLVFYPMESNLGYRPGVSKEVFACLDDEQVNVYRDICNQLVLPSVSKEKPEVIGISIGTQMQLLAGLTFCKMIKETFPHIKVVVGGNVITRLQEELPNHERFFTEVFDAAILYEGEHALLWYIEALNGQRALESVPNLMYRHADGVKQSKEVYTEKTAALPLPDFDGLPLDHYFVPERIIPYLATRGCYWGRCTFCDHGQGYFDQYRGMTAQHVIEQVTALRDKYQCKHFLFSDESYPPALFKKVSQLLVEQNVGIKWTTLIRFEETLQDQAIWDLAAKAGCCTLYYGMESANERVLNLMDKHAKKSVIQNNLHQASKAGIWNHVMAFYGFPGETKDEALETRQFVIDNQPVIHSVELFYFVAYRHTPMVRNPEKFGITIHKQEEYDLPLDYYYTLNEPSTLSCLDAMQMCEEFYKNDFQPWAVRVNSREHVFLYISKFGTNKLPQIYAKQTQTTASDAVSGLVTWPVSMNEGEDGKEGRSRVVSHGVG; encoded by the coding sequence ATGTCTGCTTCAGGACTCGTGCAAATAGACGGTTTGTCGCCGATCAAGAAAGAGGATCGGAAGACCTCGAAGGTGATGCTGCTGTTTCCGCCCGAGTGGGTGCCGACGGCGCCCTATCTGGCGCTGCCGTCGCTGACGGCGGTGCTGCGGGAGGCCGGTCATCAGGTCGTGCAGCGTGACATCAACATCGAGATGTACGATCACTTCTTCACCATGGAGTTCCTGATCTGGGTGAAGGCTCGGCTCGGCATGCAGCTCAAGCCGCTGCAGGACAAGGAAAAGGCCGGGACGCTCACGGATCGCGAGGCGGATCAGAAATCGGTCGTCGAGCAGGCCTATGCGGTGGATGTGTTCGACCTGGCGGAGCGGGCGGAAGATGCCAAGCTGGTCGTGCGCGGCGAGCGGTTCTACGAAGCCGAGAAGCTGGAGCTGGCGCTCAATACCTTCCGTGAGGCGATGCAGTACATCTCCGCTGCCTATTATCCTGCCTCGCTCGTCTTCTATCCGATGGAAAGCAACCTGGGCTACCGGCCGGGCGTCTCGAAGGAAGTCTTCGCCTGTCTCGACGACGAGCAGGTGAACGTCTATCGCGATATCTGCAATCAGCTGGTGCTGCCGTCGGTGAGTAAAGAGAAGCCGGAGGTGATCGGCATTTCCATCGGCACGCAGATGCAGCTGCTGGCGGGCCTGACCTTCTGCAAGATGATCAAGGAGACGTTCCCGCACATCAAGGTCGTGGTCGGGGGGAATGTCATCACGCGGCTGCAAGAAGAGCTGCCGAACCATGAACGGTTCTTCACCGAGGTGTTCGACGCGGCGATCCTCTACGAAGGCGAACATGCGCTGCTCTGGTATATCGAGGCGCTGAACGGGCAGCGGGCGCTGGAGTCGGTGCCGAATCTCATGTATCGCCATGCCGACGGGGTGAAGCAGAGCAAGGAAGTCTATACGGAGAAGACGGCGGCCCTGCCGCTGCCGGATTTCGACGGCCTGCCGCTGGACCATTATTTTGTCCCGGAGCGGATTATTCCCTATCTCGCGACGCGCGGCTGCTACTGGGGCCGCTGCACGTTCTGCGACCACGGGCAGGGCTACTTCGATCAATATCGCGGGATGACGGCGCAGCATGTGATCGAGCAGGTGACTGCACTGCGCGACAAGTACCAGTGCAAACACTTCCTCTTCTCCGACGAATCCTATCCGCCGGCCCTGTTCAAGAAAGTGTCTCAGTTGCTGGTGGAGCAGAACGTCGGGATCAAGTGGACGACGCTGATCCGGTTTGAAGAAACCTTACAGGACCAGGCGATCTGGGACCTCGCTGCGAAGGCCGGTTGCTGCACCCTCTATTACGGCATGGAGTCGGCGAACGAGCGTGTCTTGAACCTCATGGACAAGCACGCGAAGAAAAGCGTGATTCAGAACAATCTCCACCAGGCCTCGAAGGCGGGGATCTGGAACCACGTGATGGCCTTCTACGGATTCCCCGGCGAAACGAAAGACGAGGCGCTGGAGACGCGGCAGTTCGTCATCGACAATCAGCCGGTGATTCATTCGGTGGAACTCTTCTACTTCGTGGCTTACCGGCACACGCCGATGGTGCGCAATCCGGAGAAGTTCGGCATCACGATCCACAAGCAGGAGGAGTACGACCTGCCGCTGGACTACTACTACACGCTGAACGAGCCGAGCACCCTGTCGTGCCTCGATGCGATGCAGATGTGCGAAGAGTTCTACAAGAACGATTTCCAGCCCTGGGCCGTGCGGGTGAATTCCCGCGAGCATGTGTTCCTCTATATCTCCAAGTTCGGTACGAACAAGCTGCCCCAGATCTACGCCAAGCAGACGCAGACGACGGCGTCGGATGCGGTCTCAGGATTGGTCACGTGGCCGGTGTCGATGAACGAAGGAGAAGACGGCAAAGAGGGCAGGTCTCGGGTGGTCTCCCACGGTGTGGGCTAA
- a CDS encoding CBS domain-containing protein translates to MSTVSKIMSKHPKTVGPAVSIVSAAKKMRTARVGSLLVKKGKQLVGIVTDTDIVRRAVATSKPLGKLTVEKIMTTPLCTIEGSESIDDAQEMMGDLGVRHLAVTKGGEIVGVVSVRDVMLSYRKYAQSIISTEVQKYSEPKISQD, encoded by the coding sequence ATGTCTACCGTATCCAAGATCATGAGCAAACATCCCAAAACCGTCGGGCCGGCGGTGTCGATTGTAAGTGCGGCTAAGAAAATGCGGACGGCCCGAGTCGGGTCGTTGCTGGTGAAGAAGGGCAAGCAGTTGGTGGGCATTGTGACGGATACGGATATTGTCCGTCGGGCAGTGGCCACCAGTAAGCCGCTCGGGAAACTGACCGTCGAGAAGATTATGACAACGCCCCTGTGCACGATCGAGGGGAGCGAGTCGATAGACGATGCTCAGGAAATGATGGGTGACCTCGGTGTGCGCCACCTGGCCGTGACCAAGGGCGGGGAGATTGTCGGCGTGGTCTCGGTGCGGGATGTGATGTTGTCGTACCGGAAGTATGCGCAGTCGATTATCTCGACGGAAGTGCAGAAGTATTCTGAACCGAAGATTTCTCAAGACTAG
- a CDS encoding non-heme iron oxygenase ferredoxin subunit produces the protein MKDFVTVAALTDVPPGTTKTVDISGIWIALCNVDGTLYAVDNTCPHAGGPLGDGKLNGGIIECPWHGWKFDLRTGQRVNNPNFTVACCDVRVVGGQIQIKLPEDLT, from the coding sequence ATGAAAGACTTCGTGACCGTGGCCGCGCTCACCGACGTGCCTCCGGGAACAACAAAGACGGTGGACATCAGCGGCATCTGGATCGCGCTCTGCAATGTCGACGGGACGCTCTATGCGGTCGACAACACCTGCCCGCATGCAGGCGGGCCGCTTGGGGACGGGAAACTGAATGGGGGCATCATCGAATGCCCCTGGCATGGATGGAAATTCGACCTGCGAACCGGCCAGCGTGTGAACAATCCGAACTTCACGGTGGCCTGCTGCGACGTGCGCGTCGTCGGCGGCCAGATTCAGATCAAACTCCCGGAGGACCTGACATAG
- a CDS encoding MogA/MoaB family molybdenum cofactor biosynthesis protein, whose amino-acid sequence MASATHHEHKHHAPRSIGCMVITCSDTRTPETDTSGQLIQKLLKEQGHSIAAYHLVKDEPAQITARITEGIANEAVQAIIVNGGTGISRRDSTFEAVDAMLEKRLDGFGEVFRYLTYQEIGSPAIMSRATAGIIKGRVLFSTPGSENAVRLAMEKLILPELGHLVKELTK is encoded by the coding sequence ATGGCCAGCGCGACCCATCATGAACACAAACACCATGCACCCAGAAGTATCGGGTGCATGGTCATTACCTGCAGCGATACCCGCACGCCTGAGACGGACACGAGCGGCCAGCTCATTCAGAAGCTGCTCAAGGAACAGGGGCACAGTATCGCCGCCTACCATCTGGTGAAAGACGAGCCGGCGCAAATCACGGCGCGGATCACCGAAGGCATCGCCAACGAAGCCGTCCAGGCCATCATCGTCAACGGCGGGACCGGGATCTCTCGGCGGGATTCGACCTTTGAAGCAGTGGATGCGATGCTGGAAAAACGGTTGGATGGATTCGGCGAGGTCTTTCGCTATCTGACCTATCAAGAAATCGGTTCACCGGCCATCATGAGCCGGGCCACCGCCGGCATCATCAAAGGCCGCGTCCTCTTCTCCACCCCAGGCTCAGAAAACGCCGTCCGCCTGGCGATGGAAAAGCTGATCCTTCCAGAACTCGGGCATCTCGTCAAAGAACTCACGAAGTAG
- a CDS encoding bifunctional precorrin-2 dehydrogenase/sirohydrochlorin ferrochelatase yields MAPNPGFPLVLDVKGFSVLVIGGDEEAADKSQRLLESGARVTVISPTLHETLKLLAASAKVIHRGRHFRETDLEHTILVLNTIRGDREFAKMLLAKAREKGFLLWSVDMPELSSVTMPAVVAVGHARVAISSSGVAPALSGFMKEDLERILDSEFSAFVDWLGHLREQAKANEPDADKRRALLREALDGFRLLGKVQYPKVWQEERARQTAAGTAAPAAKTT; encoded by the coding sequence ATGGCTCCCAATCCTGGTTTTCCCTTGGTGCTCGATGTGAAGGGCTTTTCCGTCCTGGTGATCGGCGGCGACGAAGAAGCGGCGGACAAGTCGCAGCGGTTGCTTGAGTCCGGCGCCCGGGTGACGGTGATCAGTCCGACACTGCATGAAACGTTGAAACTGTTGGCCGCGTCCGCGAAGGTCATTCATCGCGGCCGGCATTTCCGCGAGACCGATCTGGAGCATACGATACTGGTGCTGAATACGATCCGTGGAGATCGGGAATTTGCCAAGATGTTGCTGGCGAAGGCCCGGGAAAAGGGATTCCTCCTGTGGTCGGTGGACATGCCGGAGCTGTCCAGTGTCACGATGCCGGCGGTGGTGGCGGTCGGGCATGCCCGGGTCGCGATCAGCAGCAGCGGGGTGGCCCCGGCGTTGTCGGGATTCATGAAGGAAGACCTGGAGCGTATTCTCGATAGCGAGTTTTCGGCCTTTGTCGATTGGCTCGGTCATCTCCGCGAGCAGGCGAAGGCGAACGAGCCCGATGCGGACAAGCGGCGCGCATTACTGCGTGAAGCGCTGGACGGGTTCCGTCTCTTGGGCAAAGTGCAATATCCGAAAGTCTGGCAGGAAGAGCGTGCCCGTCAGACGGCCGCAGGGACGGCGGCACCGGCTGCTAAAACCACATAA
- a CDS encoding HNH endonuclease: MEMTLLLNSTYEPLRVVHWQKAIALLWQGKVEVLEVYDREIHGISLSIKLPAVMRLLKLVRLKDSHRAVKFSRINIFTRDGYTCQYCSKKFRTEELTFDHVVPIAKGGKKTWENITTACWRCNNRKSGRTPDEAGMKLKKKPVKPRWNPVITITIGIRNTPESWRDYLYWNMELDADPAET, encoded by the coding sequence ATGGAAATGACTCTCCTGCTCAACTCGACGTACGAACCGCTGCGGGTGGTTCACTGGCAAAAAGCCATTGCCCTTCTGTGGCAAGGCAAAGTCGAAGTCCTCGAAGTCTACGACCGCGAAATCCACGGCATCTCCCTCTCGATCAAACTGCCCGCAGTGATGCGGCTGCTCAAACTGGTGCGCCTGAAAGACAGCCACCGGGCGGTGAAGTTTTCCCGCATCAATATTTTTACGCGCGATGGCTACACCTGCCAATATTGCAGCAAGAAATTTCGAACGGAAGAGTTGACCTTCGACCACGTGGTGCCTATTGCCAAGGGCGGGAAGAAGACGTGGGAGAACATCACCACGGCCTGCTGGCGCTGTAATAATCGCAAGAGCGGGCGGACGCCGGATGAAGCCGGGATGAAGTTGAAGAAGAAACCGGTGAAGCCGCGCTGGAACCCGGTGATTACGATTACGATCGGGATCCGCAACACGCCGGAGAGCTGGCGGGATTATCTGTATTGGAATATGGAGCTTGACGCCGATCCCGCCGAGACTTAG